cttccttCTACTGGCCCGGCTTCAGCTGCATGAAAAGAAGTGGGTGCTTCCCTCCGCTTCCCCCCGAGCATAGGCCCTAACATGCATTACATGTTCTTAATACTGTTGCAAGCCGTTGCTTGCTCAGGCGGCAACAATTATAAGTGCACatcttcttttctttctctttcgttCTTTCTGTTTTCTTGTCTGAAGAGCTTGATGTTCAGATCTGTTAGACACGAGTCACTTGTCTTGTGCAAGTGTAACCATATCATGTTCCTTATTGTAATTTTGTTAAGTATGTTCAAAATGAACTAAACCATTAGCACTTATTCACATCTATTTATGAATGCAAGTGCTGGTACTATATATCTACTTTTTGTACTGTAAAGGAACATCACAATACATTTGAATATTGTGCAAAAGGTTCATTTCAGAATCTAAGTTGTGAATGTGAGGGTCAATGgttgttgttgtctatatgtgtcctgcgaTTTGCTACCGGCCAGTCCAGTAAcccgccttttgcctgaagtcagttgggataggctccagcatacccacgccCCCTGTGCAGacaaaaggatggatggagttcAGACTAACAGATGGATGTGAAGCTACTTTTAcatttcttcttaatttatatatatttttttagtatttaacTTTACTTTCtgtctacattttttttcagaatattttgaatttattgttGTCATATTGTAACTTTTACCGAAcctgttttttcattttattttaaattgcatttttgtttgagttgtttctcataatattatgatgttttaaatgattttttccaaacagtattttagtctttaatatttcaactttctgctattttttgcCTGAATGCTATGAttttaatattcaaatatttggtgttatttttgtaaaattattgctcttttttttcaatttttgcagtatttttcgttttcttgtttaattgcatttttttacaatggtgagagacgattaaaaaaaacaggccatAAGTGGCATcatggccgcactttggacaccatagAATTAAAGGCTTAGGAAGTTTGCTCACCAGTAGTTTACAAtatgtttaaacattttgataCTGAATTTTATTAGCTGTAATCAATGTACACTGTAAgcatcaaaaatattttaaaaaaaaatacgtttttGAAATACTTGCGTAATGAATCTATGAATTACTAAATGAACTTTTCAAAgatattttaattcattaacaTGTACTTGTACACAAGAAAATGAAGTTATGACTGAATCATGCGAGGACAAGGTGTAATGTAACAAATAACCACGAGATGGCGGCATGGTAAAATTAAGTTGAAAAGCTATCTCCGGCTGAGTCTAATTTTAACAACATAGTATCCATTTCTTTTCTGTTCATTCGTTATGACAACTGATGAAAGAAAACACAGTGGAACATCACAAAGCATGTGAGCTGAAATAAATGTAGTGTGTGCGGCAGTACAACGTAATAGTTTATGGAGGAGTGGTAATATATGTTCCTGTTTGTTAAACTTCCACACACAAGGATCCTTATGGCAAGTGGGATGGGCGGCCATTGCTTCTAACCGCCTATAAAAAGGAGTTTCGGACCTGTGGCGCTTAAAAAGGCAGGTCCACGGCAACAATTTTACACTGAGATCATCTCTGCTCATATGGAGTTACAACATTCAGGAGGCGAGGGAGACACGGGAGGTCTGGACAAGGTGAAGGCGCTGACGGAGAAGCTGAAGTTAGAGACTCGCAGACCATCCTATCTGGAGTGGCAGGAGCGGCTCCAGAGTGGACCGTGGAAGGGCAAACACCCACCCGAGTCTGACAACCAAACTGCGTTAAAACACAGCAATCcacaagtgatcccaaacatcTGTGGCTTTGACACTCTTGATGACGCCTTGCAGTTTCTCAGGAAAGAATTGGTGAGTCCGACAGAACTTTAGCTAATTAAGCTAGGTGGTGTGTGATACTGCAAACGTTGGTATTGATTTGATATAAATGACACATATGACACATATTTTgggtaaatttaaaaaaacgattaattatttttattacatacacTTGTGATGTCTTTCAAATGCTGCCTTCAAAGCCCTCCTGTGTTCTATAGCTGTAGTTCCAATGTAACAATacgaaaaacaacacaaaaacacagatattcatgaaaataaacatagaagAGAACCGTCAAATATCATATACTGATACTGAAATCCAATCTCTTTTAGCTCTAGCTGGCAGTGGAGAATGACTTTATAACAGCTTCCTTTTCAAGATATGTGTGTTTTAATATAGCCATTGTCTGTTTACTGTTTGATTCTTGATCATGCACTTCCTTATTTGTATATCATTAGGGTACATTTGCTTTACTTTCCCCCTCAATAAAGTATCAAAGTATTCTGATCCTTATTTTCATCTTCAAATACAGTATTTCTGATTCAGTGGATCTCTTgagattgtgcaagtgtacatAATGAAGTGTATCCTAAGTGTAAATAATGTAACATGGTCGAGTGTGTTTGGGTTCTGTTTACTTTACTTCTGTCTACCACTTTTTCTATGAAAAAGCCTATCTGGCTAGGGTAACAAgcggatgctggagcctatcccagctgacttagggcgagaggcgtggtacccCCTGGACGATCATTCACAcgccatacctatggacaatttagagtcgtcaATTAATCCATGACTGACATCATGTTGTCCAGCTACACTCAAGTGTTTTCTCTCAGCCTGAAACCTTGATGCTCTACATACTTTGGTGAAAGTTGATACTGTAACGGCTCACTTTTTCTCTCTCCTTAAGAGGGAAATGCAAGTTCAGGACAACCATCTGGCTCGTCAGCTGATCCGCCTTCGTGGGGAGATCCACAAGCTGAAAGTGGAGCAGGTGTGTGAGCGCCACAAGGAGATGCTAGACAATGCAACATACGAGCTGGAGGAGTGTGACGAGGAGTCCGATTTGCTGTGTGACATCCCCATGAAGGCCACCTTCGCTCTGTCCACACCACTGAAACACCTGGGCCTCACCAAGATGAACATCAACTCCAGACGTTTCTCACTATGTTAAAGTTTTTTGTTCCATTTCATACCACCAAATGTTGAGTCCATATTTACTCTTTGGGAGGTCTAAACTGTGTCAACAAAGGGAAGCATGGGTGCAAGCTATTTGCAAAATACACAATGGCGTGTCATCCATGGAAAGTACACACCAGCATGCAAAAGCTAGCACAGATGCACCACTACATGAGGTACATTTGCAAAGCAAGGGATGTATCAGACATTATATTCCTCATGCTGTGACCAGCGAATGAATACATGTACTCTTTTGTCTAGTTGAATTTAAAATGGAGGTGCTAGTACGATCATTTTGAGTACCATTTATTTGCTCATAAATTACACTAAATGTTTTATGTGAGCTTTTGGCCACATTCCCACATTAATGTGTTTCACTCATGTCACTTAGCAGCATTTTGACACCTCTTTACCAACCCAAAGCAACCATGTCCTCCCCACCACAGTGATCACAGACAGGAGGCGGgtcttattgtgttttttccatgacaacacacacacacacacacatacacactgctAAGTGCCTATTTTAAGCTTTGTGTCTGCAAAGAGAACAAAATATGTTCCTTATCTTTGCCACAAATGACCAATAGCTTTAATGAAGTGAAGAGTTACATATTTTCTTGTGAGGCAATGCATGGTTGTTCATACAAAAGGATCTAAATTGCAAATaaggatgtacattttaatTGCAAGTCAATATTAAAGACACCAAAACAGATTTTAAAAGTCTGCATGTTTTATTATGCTCTCATTTGACCTTTTGATACAATAGAGATCACTATGAATGTGGTTAAAATTTTATCAGGCGTAAAATAATGGCAATACTGGTATTTTACTATTTGTTTGGCATTGTTGCCAGGCAACCACTTTGAACTAAAGCACTTATCCGGTTAGCTTGGCTTGCTGGCTGCTGTCAGTACTTGCCACTCGTTTATTTGAAAGAATCTGTCAAGTTCAAGTCTGTTCTGATCATCTGTTTCTGAAATGTAGACAGGAAAAGCACCAAAATAGTTTAAAACTCAAAAGTATCAACAGCAGACCGAACTAAAACAAACATTGTGGTTGTGCCCTTTTCTCGGGACAAATATTCCCACAGACACACGCCAacatcttgtagaaaatcatcCCAGTGGAGTGGAAGCTTATCTGGTCTGAAAGGGGAACTGTGACCTACTACTTTTGTCCATACACTGTATCATGTACCCATGCTTTTGAAGTCACTCGACACCATCCCAGTGTAACATCCCAACATGTGAAGAGTAGAAGTACAGATATTGCTACACACAATTATTGGTACAAGAAATCTTGGCAGAGTGTagtctctgtgtgaaagagagcACGACTCTAGGACTGTTGCCAACGTGGCATACATCAGGACATGGATGACCTCGTGTGTGCCTTGGAACCTCTACAGTGGAAATGAATatcatatagaaaatggatagaggTCGCGGTATTGTACCCTGTGGCTTTGTTTGTCATTGAGTTTCTTTACAATAAAGTGCTGCTTACTTAGGTTTCTCTCGCCACTCTGCTCTGCCCTGCAGCTTGTTTCCCTTGACATTTTCCCCACATCTTttccacattgttattataagaGCGGAGGCTGACACTGGACTGGAAATAAAGCATGTCACAGATAAACATATCAGGACACTTGATTTAATCTAGAAACACATTTCAAAGACGTCACTGAAGTAAACGCTGCTTTAAAAGGTTTATACAAGCGTCAGTGTGTCATATGAACGTGTCTGCACCTGCTTAGTCAACATGGGAGGTGAAAAAGACAGGAAACATTACGCATAATGATATAATCATAGTGTCTTACTTTAACTGGAGAATAGAATGATTTCCTGTAATATTTCCAAGCATCAGTGCTGATGAGGAAAATGGGAATACCCTTCAAGTGGGATGTTTTTCATTCGATGTACCAGATGACCAACTCATCTCATACGTACACCACACACTTCATTTGGAACGCCTGTAAAAAGGTCAAGAAATCCCATAACACAGCATTGCTCTGTTTTTAGTGGTATTGTGGTGTATAATGTAATATACAAAAGAAATTATTACTTACTTTCAGTATGTAAAATCTGTAGTACCTTTGACACTGCAAGTTGGAGTGGTATTTTTATGTCGCTGTTCTGTATAAATGGGTGGATCGACCcaaatacagcggaaccttggttagcgttcaccctggttagcgtgttttcgGTTAACATATAAAAATTACAGCACAACTTTGCATCACTTTACATTCTCCAGTTAGTGTATAATAATCTGcgcattttgttgtgttgttaatacactgcatgagttcagctgtgttcttaatgtttttttttaaatcacaaagcGTTCTTGACAGCATCCTTGTTGTTTACATGCATTTATTGttagcatggaaacaggaactggAAGTCAGCTACGTTGCCCTTTTATGACATAATCAGCGGCTGACTCTCAAGCGCATTATTTTATAGTGCATAAAACTATTCCCAATGCAAaagatgacaaatgaaagggatacattaacatttaagctttaaaaatatttttaataattaattaaaaaattaaaatatttttttaattttaattttaattttaattttaattttaattttaattttaattttaattttaattttaattttaattttaattttaattttaattttaattttaattttaattttaattttaattttaattttaattgccTATGCCTATGCCTATGCCTATGCCTATGCCTATGCCTATGCCTATGCCTATGCCTATGCCTATGCCTATGCCTATGCCTATGCCTATGCCTAAGCATATATACTTATGCTTTTGTGCTTAATTTAGGTTTAAAAATGCAGAATTTGccacaatatgcatatttttctaTTGACAATAGCAGTACTcaacaagaaaacagcatgatttaagTTTAAATCTCTAAAAGGAGCCAGTTCACCACTATTTTGGGTCCATTTGTTCTTTGTGTGGTGTAATACGTGCAAACAAGCAATATTCAGACATTAGGATAAttcagtaaataaaatacacattctACACTGTCTGTTCTAAGGCAGTCCTTCATGCACACACTTCAGAAGACTTCCTGTCATGTTTGGACTCACTTCCTATCTGTGCATGCAGTGTTCAGCATCTCACCACAAGAATAAAGATGTGGTCCACAGTGGAAAGGTTTTTCGAAAGATACCTCACCTCTTCAACCTGACACCATAGTTTGCATTTTGTGACAGATGAGTAGTGTCTGGTAAATTATATCAATGgaagaaaaatgtaaactaatagACCACATGACAGTCAGTGAAAGACAATTCTAAAGCTCTCTGCATGTAAGTCAACGGTTGGTGCCAAGACTGTTATGTATAGAATAAAAACTGGAACTGGATTGTGTACTGGAACAATCATGTCTTAGGAAAAGTGTTGTCCTAACCCCTTCACCACGAGCCAAACGCTTCTCCAGCTACAATGCTTGCACACTAAGCACCTGTTAAATGCTTGCAGAGCAACCCTCATCCTCTCAACGACAGGAAGCTCTCCTCCGCTTCTTCAAAGTGTGTTCCTTTGtgtgcgtgtctgtgtgtgtgtacagacaCACACCGACACTC
The sequence above is drawn from the Doryrhamphus excisus isolate RoL2022-K1 chromosome 13, RoL_Dexc_1.0, whole genome shotgun sequence genome and encodes:
- the fam167b gene encoding protein FAM167A, whose amino-acid sequence is MELQHSGGEGDTGGLDKVKALTEKLKLETRRPSYLEWQERLQSGPWKGKHPPESDNQTALKHSNPQVIPNICGFDTLDDALQFLRKELREMQVQDNHLARQLIRLRGEIHKLKVEQVCERHKEMLDNATYELEECDEESDLLCDIPMKATFALSTPLKHLGLTKMNINSRRFSLC